The following are encoded together in the Pseudomonas maumuensis genome:
- a CDS encoding flagellar protein FlaG, with protein MDMSVKLNQVYPPVLPQAVATAKDPLVPAKVPETVAADDKPHTREDLEKAVGDIRDFVQSSQRKLDFSIDDSTGRVVVKVIATESGDVIRQLPSETALKLAQSLSEAGSLLFDDKV; from the coding sequence ATGGACATGAGTGTCAAGCTGAACCAGGTGTATCCTCCGGTGCTGCCTCAGGCAGTGGCGACTGCCAAGGACCCGCTGGTGCCTGCCAAGGTGCCGGAAACCGTGGCTGCCGATGACAAGCCGCACACCCGCGAAGACCTGGAGAAGGCGGTTGGCGATATCCGTGATTTCGTCCAATCGAGCCAGCGCAAGCTGGATTTTTCAATCGATGATTCCACCGGCCGGGTAGTGGTCAAGGTGATCGCCACCGAATCCGGTGATGTGATCCGCCAACTCCCGTCGGAAACCGCGCTGAAGCTGGCACAAAGCCTCAGCGAAGCCGGCAGCCTGTTGTTTGACGACAAGGTGTAG
- the flgJ gene encoding flagellar assembly peptidoglycan hydrolase FlgJ produces MNPKSLISGAADSGAFTDLNRLGSLKHGDRDSEGNIRKVAQEFESLFVSEMLKASRKATDVMADEDSPMNSDTVKQYRDMYDQQLAVSMSRQGGGIGLQDVLVRQLSKNKASVNNSPFPRTDVAAPALWGSRMANPVRAEQPVAGRNDVAALNSRRLALPGKLTDRLLAGIVPPAAVAGANGGDTAVPAHNGPSLAGVARGDWQPAQAFAAPREGMRILGRAVAQPPLAPNKAFSDSDAFVATMLPMAEQAAKRIGIDPRYLVAQAALETGWGKSVMRNPDGSSSHNLFGIKATGNWQGGEARAITSEFRGGQFVKETAAFRSYGSYQDSFHDLVSLLQNNNRYKDAVGAADNPEQFARELQKAGYATDPDYARKIISIARQLQPTQEYAMAGTNTNL; encoded by the coding sequence ATGAATCCGAAAAGCCTGATTTCCGGTGCCGCCGACAGTGGAGCCTTCACCGACCTCAATCGCCTGGGTTCGCTCAAGCATGGCGATCGTGACAGTGAGGGCAATATCCGCAAGGTGGCCCAGGAGTTCGAGTCGCTGTTCGTCAGCGAGATGCTCAAGGCATCGCGCAAGGCCACCGATGTGATGGCCGATGAAGACAGTCCGATGAACAGCGATACGGTCAAGCAATACCGTGACATGTACGACCAGCAGTTGGCGGTGAGCATGTCCCGCCAAGGCGGTGGTATCGGTCTGCAGGACGTGTTGGTGCGCCAGTTGAGCAAGAACAAGGCGAGCGTCAACAACAGCCCGTTCCCACGAACCGACGTTGCTGCTCCTGCATTGTGGGGCAGTCGTATGGCCAACCCTGTGCGTGCCGAGCAGCCTGTGGCCGGGCGCAACGATGTGGCGGCGCTCAATTCGCGTCGTCTGGCGTTGCCGGGCAAGCTGACCGACCGTTTGTTGGCGGGCATCGTACCGCCAGCCGCCGTTGCCGGCGCAAATGGCGGCGACACGGCTGTGCCCGCTCATAATGGCCCTTCGCTCGCCGGCGTTGCTCGCGGCGATTGGCAGCCAGCCCAGGCCTTTGCCGCGCCGCGCGAGGGCATGCGTATTCTCGGCCGGGCCGTCGCCCAGCCGCCGCTGGCACCGAACAAGGCTTTCAGCGATAGCGACGCGTTCGTCGCCACCATGCTGCCGATGGCCGAACAGGCGGCCAAGCGCATCGGTATCGACCCACGCTACCTGGTGGCCCAGGCCGCGCTGGAAACCGGTTGGGGCAAGTCGGTCATGCGCAACCCCGACGGTAGCAGCAGCCACAACCTGTTCGGCATCAAGGCCACCGGTAACTGGCAGGGTGGCGAGGCGCGGGCGATCACCAGCGAGTTCCGTGGTGGTCAGTTCGTCAAGGAAACCGCGGCGTTCCGCTCCTACGGCTCCTACCAAGACAGCTTCCACGACCTGGTCAGCCTGCTGCAGAACAACAACCGCTATAAAGATGCCGTCGGCGCCGCCGATAACCCAGAACAGTTTGCAAGAGAGCTGCAGAAGGCTGGCTACGCGACCGATCCGGACTACGCCCGCAAGATCATCAGCATTGCCCGGCAACTGCAGCCGACCCAGGAATACGCCATGGCCGGCACTAACACGAATCTATAA
- a CDS encoding ketoacyl-ACP synthase III, with translation MIGIKSIASYVPTAGLDNYVQGAKFGKDEEFMFGKIGASFLPRKAEEQETSDLCVEAARALFANNPELDPQAIDVLIVVTQNGDEEGLPHTAAIVQNKLGLSTRVAAFDVSLGCSGYVYGLYAIKGFMQAAGLKNGLLITADPYSKIVDPEDRNTTMLFGDAATATWMGENAVWQLGEARFGTDGSGAEHLKVSDGTFFMNGRQVFNFALVKVPAHLHELLAASGLQSSDIDAFCIHQGSAAIVDAVARRFEEQHPEKFVKDMLETGNTVSSSVPLLLQKHMFDSSWRRVAISGFGVGLSWGSAIIYRD, from the coding sequence ATGATTGGCATCAAAAGCATCGCGAGTTATGTGCCCACCGCTGGCCTGGACAACTACGTCCAGGGTGCGAAGTTCGGCAAGGACGAAGAGTTCATGTTCGGCAAGATCGGCGCCTCTTTCCTGCCGCGCAAGGCCGAGGAGCAGGAGACGTCCGACCTTTGTGTCGAGGCGGCCCGGGCACTGTTCGCCAACAACCCGGAGCTGGATCCGCAGGCGATCGATGTGCTGATCGTGGTCACCCAGAACGGTGACGAAGAGGGCTTGCCGCACACCGCGGCGATCGTCCAGAACAAGCTGGGTCTGTCGACTCGCGTGGCGGCCTTCGATGTGTCGCTGGGCTGCTCCGGTTATGTCTATGGCCTTTACGCCATCAAGGGTTTCATGCAGGCGGCGGGGTTGAAAAACGGCCTGCTGATCACTGCCGACCCGTATTCGAAGATCGTCGATCCGGAAGACCGTAACACCACCATGTTGTTCGGCGATGCCGCCACCGCCACCTGGATGGGCGAAAATGCCGTCTGGCAGTTGGGTGAGGCGCGTTTCGGTACCGACGGCTCGGGTGCCGAGCACCTGAAGGTCAGTGATGGCACCTTCTTCATGAACGGTCGCCAGGTATTCAACTTCGCGCTGGTCAAGGTGCCGGCGCACCTGCATGAATTGCTCGCGGCCAGCGGCCTGCAGTCCTCGGACATCGATGCGTTCTGCATTCACCAGGGCAGTGCGGCGATCGTCGATGCCGTGGCGCGACGCTTCGAGGAGCAGCATCCGGAGAAGTTCGTCAAGGACATGCTCGAGACCGGTAATACCGTGTCCTCCAGCGTGCCGCTGCTGCTGCAGAAGCACATGTTCGATAGCAGCTGGCGGCGTGTGGCCATCAGTGGTTTCGGTGTGGGGTTGTCCTGGGGTTCGGCAATTATCTATCGCGACTGA
- a CDS encoding flagellin, with product MALTVNTNIASVTTQVNLNKASTAQTTSMQRLSSGLRINSAKDDAAGLQIANRLTSQINGLGQAVKNANDGISIAQTAEGAMQASTDILQKMRTLALSSATGSLSADDRKSNNDEYQALTAELNRISTTTTFGGQKLLDGSYGTKAIQVGANANETINLTLENVAASNIGSQQVKSMGVAPSNTGVAGGLVNVTGNGQTAAVTIAAGASAKTIASQLNGSIGGLSATASTEAQFVVGAGAATAPATFDMTVGGQTTKFVGVKDTANLADQLKSNAAKLGISVNYDEAKGTLSVKSDTGENISFANSTAAGTITIATKDGSGAYGAGVALADGLIATGAVNLDSAKGYALSGAGVTGLFDAGTDASSVKTTIANTDVTDATKAQNALAVIDKAIGSIDSVRSGLGATQNRLTTTVDNLQNIQKNSTAARSTVQDVDFASETAELTKQQTLQQASTAILSQANQLPSSVLKLLQ from the coding sequence ATGGCTTTAACTGTAAACACCAACATTGCTTCGGTTACTACTCAGGTTAACCTGAACAAGGCCAGCACCGCCCAGACCACTTCGATGCAGCGCCTGTCTTCCGGCCTGCGCATCAACAGCGCCAAAGACGACGCTGCCGGCCTGCAGATCGCCAACCGTCTGACCAGCCAGATCAACGGCCTGGGCCAGGCAGTCAAGAACGCCAACGACGGTATCTCGATCGCCCAGACCGCCGAAGGCGCGATGCAGGCTTCGACCGACATCCTGCAGAAAATGCGTACCCTGGCACTGTCCTCGGCCACTGGCTCCCTGAGCGCCGACGACCGTAAGTCGAACAACGACGAATACCAGGCTCTGACTGCCGAACTGAACCGTATCTCCACCACCACCACCTTTGGTGGCCAGAAGCTGCTGGACGGTTCCTACGGCACCAAGGCCATCCAGGTCGGCGCCAACGCCAACGAAACCATCAACCTGACCCTGGAAAACGTTGCTGCCAGCAACATCGGTTCCCAGCAGGTCAAGAGCATGGGCGTTGCTCCAAGCAACACCGGTGTTGCCGGTGGCCTGGTCAACGTAACCGGTAACGGCCAGACCGCTGCGGTCACCATCGCTGCTGGCGCTTCCGCCAAGACCATCGCCAGCCAGCTGAACGGTTCCATTGGTGGCCTGAGCGCTACCGCCAGCACCGAAGCTCAGTTCGTTGTCGGCGCCGGTGCTGCTACCGCTCCTGCTACCTTCGACATGACCGTTGGCGGCCAGACCACCAAGTTCGTCGGCGTCAAAGACACCGCCAACCTGGCTGACCAGCTGAAGTCGAACGCTGCCAAACTGGGCATCAGCGTCAACTACGACGAAGCCAAAGGCACCCTGTCGGTCAAGTCCGACACCGGTGAGAACATCTCGTTCGCCAACTCCACCGCTGCCGGTACCATCACTATTGCAACCAAGGACGGCTCGGGCGCCTACGGTGCTGGCGTCGCTCTGGCTGACGGCCTGATCGCCACTGGCGCTGTGAACCTGGACTCGGCCAAGGGCTACGCTCTGAGCGGCGCTGGTGTTACCGGCCTGTTCGACGCCGGTACCGACGCTTCGTCGGTCAAGACCACCATCGCCAACACCGACGTCACCGACGCCACCAAGGCCCAGAACGCCCTGGCCGTTATCGACAAGGCCATCGGTTCGATCGACAGCGTCCGTTCGGGCCTGGGTGCTACCCAGAACCGTCTGACCACCACCGTCGACAACCTGCAGAACATCCAGAAGAACTCCACCGCTGCCCGTTCCACCGTGCAGGACGTGGACTTCGCTTCGGAAACTGCAGAGCTGACCAAGCAGCAGACCCTGCAGCAGGCTTCGACTGCGATCCTGTCGCAGGCTAACCAGCTGCCTTCCTCGGTCCTGAAACTGCTTCAGTAA
- the flgK gene encoding flagellar hook-associated protein FlgK, producing the protein MSLISIGLSGLNASQTALAITGNNIANAAVSGYSRQQIIQGTGASHNIGVGFVGTGTTLQDVRRIYNAYLDNQLQTATSLNTDAAAFQDQITGIDKLLAESSTGISSVLTAFFSALQTASAKPGDVASRQLLLTQAQTLSNRFNAISSEMNKQNDSINSQLDTLSGQVNKLTSSIADLNKQITQLSASGASPNNLLDARSEAVRQLNELVGVTVQERDGNYDVYLGNGQSLVTGNRANTLTAVPSATDKSQYSLQINYPTFSSDVTSVVTGGQIGGLLRYRQDVLNPSMNELGRVALVVADSINSQLGQGLDANGQFGSALFSSINSAAAISQRSLASEGNSAGSGNLDVTIANSGALTTYDYEVKFTGPNQYSVRRSDGTDMGNFDLTTTPPPVIDGFTLKLNGGGLAAGDSFKVIPTRTAAASINTTLTDANKLAFAGPINGIVGSGNTGSGTITPPNLGTNLNIYGGADTALIQDSIKHSMPVRMVFQAASGGTQAYEIFDAKGNSIGTGTIVPGQDNKLTINVPMRDATGAPILDGSGNPRKFSVETTVGGSPAANDSFSFGFNADGKADNRNAQALLGLQTKSTVGVNSGGGTSFTSSYASLVERVGAKANQAKIDTIATTAVLNSAKESRNGVSGVNLDDEAANLIKFQHYYTASSQIIKAAQETFSILINAL; encoded by the coding sequence ATGTCTCTGATCTCGATCGGGCTCTCCGGCCTGAACGCCAGCCAGACCGCGTTGGCCATCACGGGTAACAACATCGCCAACGCAGCGGTCTCTGGCTATTCTCGGCAGCAGATCATCCAGGGCACGGGCGCCTCGCACAATATCGGTGTCGGTTTCGTCGGTACCGGCACGACGCTGCAGGATGTGCGGCGCATCTACAACGCCTACCTGGACAATCAACTGCAGACCGCCACCTCGCTCAACACCGACGCGGCGGCGTTCCAGGATCAGATCACGGGTATCGACAAGCTGCTGGCCGAAAGCAGCACGGGTATCAGCTCGGTACTGACCGCGTTCTTCTCGGCGCTGCAGACCGCTTCGGCCAAGCCGGGTGATGTGGCCTCCCGCCAGCTGCTGCTGACCCAGGCACAGACCCTGAGCAATCGCTTCAACGCCATCTCCAGCGAGATGAACAAGCAGAACGACAGCATCAACAGCCAGCTGGATACGCTGTCAGGCCAGGTCAACAAGCTGACGTCGAGCATCGCTGACCTGAACAAGCAGATTACCCAGCTGTCGGCATCCGGCGCCTCGCCGAACAACCTGCTGGATGCGCGCAGCGAAGCGGTTCGTCAGCTCAATGAGCTGGTCGGCGTCACGGTGCAGGAGCGCGACGGCAACTACGACGTGTATCTGGGCAATGGCCAATCGCTGGTCACCGGCAACCGCGCCAATACCCTGACCGCGGTGCCGAGTGCCACGGACAAGAGCCAGTACAGCCTGCAGATCAACTATCCGACCTTCTCCTCGGACGTCACTTCGGTGGTCACCGGTGGGCAGATCGGCGGCCTGCTGCGTTACCGCCAGGATGTGCTCAATCCGTCGATGAACGAGCTGGGTCGTGTAGCCCTGGTGGTGGCTGACAGCATCAACAGCCAGTTGGGTCAGGGCCTGGATGCCAATGGACAGTTCGGCAGCGCGCTGTTTTCCAGCATCAACAGCGCTGCGGCGATCAGCCAGCGCAGCCTGGCTTCCGAGGGGAACAGCGCAGGTTCCGGCAATCTTGATGTGACCATCGCCAACAGTGGCGCGCTGACCACCTACGACTATGAGGTCAAGTTCACCGGCCCCAACCAGTACAGCGTGCGTCGCTCCGACGGCACCGACATGGGCAACTTCGACTTGACCACCACGCCCCCGCCGGTGATCGACGGCTTCACCCTCAAGCTCAATGGTGGCGGTCTTGCCGCTGGTGACAGCTTCAAGGTGATTCCGACGCGCACGGCGGCGGCGTCGATCAATACTACCCTCACGGACGCCAACAAGCTGGCGTTCGCCGGCCCGATCAATGGCATCGTCGGCAGCGGCAATACCGGCAGCGGCACTATCACCCCGCCGAATCTCGGTACCAACCTGAATATCTACGGTGGTGCCGACACCGCGCTGATCCAGGACTCAATCAAGCACTCGATGCCGGTGCGCATGGTGTTCCAGGCGGCCAGCGGTGGCACGCAGGCCTATGAGATTTTCGATGCCAAGGGCAACTCGATCGGTACCGGCACCATCGTGCCCGGTCAGGACAACAAGCTGACCATCAACGTGCCGATGCGTGATGCCACCGGCGCGCCGATCCTCGATGGCAGCGGCAATCCGCGTAAGTTCAGTGTCGAGACCACGGTGGGCGGCAGCCCGGCCGCCAACGACAGTTTCAGCTTTGGCTTCAACGCCGACGGCAAGGCCGACAACCGTAACGCCCAGGCGCTGCTGGGGCTGCAGACCAAATCCACGGTCGGTGTGAACTCCGGTGGCGGTACCAGCTTCACATCGTCCTACGCCTCGCTGGTCGAGCGCGTCGGCGCCAAGGCCAACCAGGCCAAAATCGATACCATTGCGACCACGGCCGTGCTCAATTCGGCCAAGGAAAGTCGCAATGGGGTTTCCGGTGTCAACCTGGACGATGAGGCGGCCAACCTGATCAAGTTCCAGCACTACTACACCGCGTCGTCGCAGATCATCAAGGCGGCGCAGGAAACCTTCAGCATTCTGATCAACGCCCTTTAA
- a CDS encoding flagellar hook-associated protein 3, with translation MRISTAQFYESSASSYTKNFADLMKSKTQIDTGVRIQTAADDPVGAARLLLLQQQQALLKQYDGNMTTVNNSLLQEESVLATINEAMQRASELALRAGGAGVTDADRVSISSELKEIEANIFGLLNSRDANGDYMFGGTKTSSPPYVRNADGSYSYQGDQTQLSLQVSDTLSLATNDTGFSIFDSAKNKSRTESSLVAPPVDDGKVALSPGLLTSNNSFNSSFTAGQPYKITFTSATQYTVTDALGNDITAETPTNGTFDSKAEGGNRIALRGVEFEITASLKEGDDANAVFAGREFSVQARPDSLTTVRGAGNPSSAQVTSSAVTDQAAYRSTFPSNGAVIKFTGANTYEFYAQPLTADSKPVGSGTFTAPSLTVAGVTYQVSGTPQAGDQFAVNANNHQNQSVLETLSQLRSALDAPPGTAGDNIAIKNAVASAVANLASAREQVDITRGSIGARGNSIDIQRQENTSLTTANKVTQDAIGNTDMAEASIMLTLQQAMLEASQLAFSRISQLSLFNKL, from the coding sequence GTGCGTATTTCCACTGCTCAGTTCTATGAGTCGAGCGCCAGTAGCTACACCAAGAACTTCGCTGACTTGATGAAGAGCAAGACGCAGATCGACACCGGTGTGCGCATCCAGACCGCCGCCGACGATCCGGTCGGCGCTGCACGCCTGTTGCTGCTGCAACAGCAGCAGGCGCTGCTCAAACAGTACGACGGCAACATGACCACGGTGAACAACTCGCTGCTGCAGGAAGAGAGCGTGCTGGCCACCATCAACGAGGCCATGCAGCGCGCCAGCGAGCTGGCCCTGCGTGCTGGTGGCGCTGGTGTGACCGACGCCGATCGGGTTTCCATCAGCAGCGAACTGAAAGAGATCGAGGCCAATATCTTCGGCCTGCTCAACTCGCGCGATGCCAATGGCGACTACATGTTCGGTGGCACCAAGACCTCGTCGCCACCCTATGTGCGTAATGCCGATGGCAGCTACAGCTACCAGGGCGACCAGACCCAGCTGAGCCTGCAGGTCTCCGACACCTTGAGCCTGGCTACCAACGACACGGGTTTCAGTATCTTCGATTCGGCCAAGAACAAGAGCCGTACCGAGTCCAGCCTGGTGGCGCCGCCGGTTGATGACGGCAAGGTCGCGCTTTCGCCGGGGTTGCTGACCTCGAACAACAGCTTCAACAGCAGCTTCACCGCAGGCCAGCCGTACAAGATCACCTTCACCAGCGCCACCCAGTACACGGTGACCGATGCGCTGGGCAACGACATCACCGCCGAGACGCCGACCAATGGCACTTTCGACAGCAAGGCCGAGGGGGGAAACCGCATCGCCTTGCGTGGAGTCGAGTTCGAAATCACGGCATCGCTGAAAGAAGGTGATGACGCCAATGCCGTCTTCGCCGGTCGTGAGTTCAGTGTGCAGGCCCGTCCCGATTCGCTGACCACCGTGCGTGGCGCCGGCAACCCCTCCAGCGCGCAGGTCACCAGCAGTGCCGTGACCGACCAGGCAGCTTACCGCAGCACCTTCCCAAGTAATGGCGCGGTGATCAAGTTTACCGGTGCCAACACTTACGAGTTCTATGCCCAGCCTTTGACTGCCGACAGCAAGCCGGTAGGCAGCGGGACCTTCACCGCGCCGTCGCTGACGGTGGCGGGTGTGACTTACCAGGTGTCTGGCACGCCGCAGGCGGGTGACCAGTTCGCCGTCAACGCGAACAACCATCAGAACCAGAGCGTGCTGGAAACCCTCAGCCAGCTGCGTTCGGCGTTGGATGCGCCACCTGGCACCGCGGGCGACAACATCGCGATCAAAAACGCCGTCGCCTCGGCGGTGGCCAATCTCGCCAGTGCCCGCGAGCAGGTGGATATCACTCGAGGTTCCATCGGTGCGCGCGGCAACTCGATCGATATCCAGCGCCAGGAAAACACCAGCCTGACCACGGCCAACAAGGTTACCCAGGACGCTATCGGTAACACCGATATGGCCGAGGCGTCGATCATGCTGACGCTGCAGCAGGCCATGCTCGAAGCTTCTCAGTTGGCCTTCTCGCGTATCTCGCAGCTGAGCCTGTTCAACAAGCTCTGA
- the flgG gene encoding flagellar basal-body rod protein FlgG, with the protein MLPALWVAKTGLSAQDTNLAVISNNLANVSTTGFKRDRAEFQDLLYQIKRQPGAQSTQDSELPSGLQVGTGVRIVGTQKSFTAGSLQTTENPLDMAVNGRGFFQILQPDGTVSYTRDGTFHLNSDGQIVTANGFALEPAIVVPPDAQTFTVGKDGTVSITTAGNPAAQVIGNIQTADFINPAGLQAIGGNLFFETAASGAPQVGTPGLNGFGTTEQQMLEASNVSTVEELVNMITTQRAYEMNSKVISAADKMLSFVTQQL; encoded by the coding sequence ATGCTTCCGGCTCTTTGGGTCGCTAAAACCGGCCTGTCCGCCCAGGACACCAACCTTGCGGTCATCTCCAACAACCTGGCCAACGTGTCGACCACCGGCTTCAAGCGTGATCGCGCCGAGTTCCAGGATTTGCTCTACCAGATCAAGCGTCAGCCTGGCGCGCAGTCGACCCAGGATAGCGAGCTGCCTTCGGGCCTGCAGGTCGGTACTGGCGTGCGCATCGTCGGCACCCAGAAAAGCTTCACCGCCGGCAGCCTGCAGACCACCGAGAACCCGCTGGACATGGCGGTCAACGGTCGCGGTTTCTTCCAGATCCTGCAGCCTGACGGCACCGTGTCGTATACCCGTGACGGTACCTTCCACCTGAACTCCGACGGCCAGATCGTCACCGCCAACGGCTTCGCCCTGGAGCCGGCCATCGTCGTGCCGCCGGACGCGCAGACCTTCACCGTCGGCAAGGACGGCACCGTGTCGATCACCACGGCGGGCAACCCGGCCGCGCAGGTTATCGGCAACATCCAGACCGCCGACTTCATCAACCCGGCGGGTTTGCAGGCCATCGGCGGCAACCTGTTCTTCGAGACTGCCGCCAGCGGCGCGCCGCAGGTCGGTACGCCGGGCCTGAACGGTTTTGGCACCACCGAGCAGCAGATGCTGGAGGCGTCCAACGTAAGCACCGTCGAAGAGCTGGTGAACATGATCACCACCCAGCGCGCCTACGAGATGAACTCCAAGGTCATCTCCGCCGCCGACAAGATGCTGTCGTTCGTCACCCAGCAGCTGTAA
- a CDS encoding flagellar basal body P-ring protein FlgI, with the protein MFNARRLIAATLLLSFAFGAHAERLKDIASISGVRANQLIGYGLVVGLNGTGDQTTQTPFTLQTFNNMLSQFGIKVPPGSGNVQLKNVAAVSVHADLPAFAKPGQVIDITVSSIGNSKSLRGGSLLMTPLKGIDGNVYAIAQGNLVVGGFDAEGRDGSKITVNVPSAGRIPGGASVERAVPSGFNQGNSLTLNLNRPDFTTAKRIVDKVNELLGPGVAQAVDGGSVRVTAPMDPSQRVDYLSILENLEIDPGQAVAKVIINSRTGTIVIGQNVKVSPAAVTHGSLTVTITEDPIVSQPGPFSNGQTAVVPRSRVNAEQEAKPMFKFGPGTTLDEIVRAVNQVGAAPSDLMAILEALKQAGALQADLIVI; encoded by the coding sequence ATGTTCAACGCTAGGCGGTTGATTGCCGCGACACTGCTTCTGTCCTTCGCCTTCGGTGCCCATGCCGAACGCTTGAAGGACATCGCCAGCATTTCCGGCGTGCGCGCCAACCAGTTGATTGGCTACGGTCTGGTGGTAGGCCTGAACGGCACCGGTGACCAGACCACCCAGACGCCGTTCACCCTGCAGACCTTCAACAACATGTTGTCGCAGTTCGGTATCAAGGTGCCGCCGGGGTCGGGTAACGTGCAGTTGAAAAACGTTGCGGCGGTGTCGGTGCATGCCGACCTGCCGGCCTTCGCCAAGCCTGGGCAGGTGATCGATATCACCGTGTCTTCGATCGGTAACTCCAAGAGCCTGCGCGGCGGCAGCTTGCTGATGACGCCACTCAAGGGCATCGACGGCAACGTCTACGCCATCGCTCAGGGCAACCTGGTGGTGGGCGGCTTCGACGCCGAAGGCCGTGATGGCTCGAAGATCACCGTCAATGTCCCGTCGGCTGGCCGCATTCCGGGTGGCGCCTCGGTGGAACGGGCGGTGCCGAGTGGATTCAATCAGGGCAACAGTCTCACCCTGAACCTCAATCGTCCGGACTTCACTACCGCCAAGCGCATCGTCGACAAGGTCAACGAGCTGCTGGGCCCGGGCGTGGCGCAGGCAGTCGACGGTGGCTCGGTGCGGGTGACCGCGCCGATGGACCCCAGTCAACGTGTAGATTACCTGTCCATTCTCGAGAACCTCGAGATCGACCCGGGCCAGGCCGTGGCCAAGGTCATCATCAACTCGCGCACCGGCACCATCGTGATTGGCCAGAACGTCAAGGTCTCGCCAGCGGCGGTGACCCACGGCAGTTTGACCGTGACCATTACCGAAGACCCGATCGTCAGCCAGCCGGGGCCGTTCTCCAATGGTCAGACTGCGGTGGTGCCGCGCTCGCGGGTCAACGCCGAGCAGGAAGCCAAGCCGATGTTCAAGTTCGGCCCGGGTACCACGCTGGATGAGATCGTTCGTGCGGTGAACCAGGTTGGCGCGGCACCGAGCGACCTGATGGCGATTCTCGAAGCCCTGAAGCAGGCCGGCGCGTTGCAGGCCGACCTGATCGTGATCTGA
- the flgH gene encoding flagellar basal body L-ring protein FlgH — MKRLLSVFALGGAVSLAGCVAPTPKPNDPYYAPVLPRTPLPAAANNGSIYQAGFEQGLYTDRKAFRVGDIITITLNERTSASKNAGSQIQKNSKANLGLTSLFGTVPNTNNPLGSGDLTLEAGYSGDRSTKGDSKATQGNTLTGSITVTVAEVLPNGIIAVRGEKWMTLNTGEELVRIAGLIRADDIATDNTVPSTRVADARITYSGTGSFADASQPGWLDRFFISPLWPF; from the coding sequence ATGAAGCGTCTGTTGTCCGTTTTCGCCCTGGGGGGGGCGGTGTCGTTGGCCGGTTGCGTCGCGCCGACGCCCAAGCCCAACGATCCGTACTACGCGCCGGTCCTGCCGCGCACCCCGTTGCCGGCAGCGGCCAACAACGGTTCGATCTACCAGGCCGGTTTCGAGCAGGGCCTGTATACCGACCGCAAGGCGTTCCGGGTTGGCGACATCATCACCATCACCCTCAACGAGCGCACTTCGGCGAGCAAGAACGCCGGCTCGCAGATTCAGAAGAACAGCAAGGCCAACCTTGGGTTGACCTCGCTGTTCGGTACCGTGCCCAACACCAACAACCCGCTGGGCAGCGGCGATCTCACCCTCGAGGCCGGTTACAGCGGTGACCGTTCCACCAAAGGTGACAGCAAGGCGACCCAAGGCAACACCCTGACCGGTTCGATCACCGTCACCGTGGCCGAGGTGCTGCCCAATGGCATCATCGCCGTGCGCGGCGAGAAGTGGATGACCCTCAATACCGGCGAGGAGCTGGTGCGCATCGCCGGCCTCATACGTGCCGACGACATCGCCACGGACAACACCGTGCCGTCCACCCGTGTGGCCGACGCGCGCATCACCTATTCGGGCACCGGCTCGTTCGCCGATGCCAGCCAGCCCGGTTGGCTGGACCGTTTCTTCATCAGCCCGCTCTGGCCTTTCTGA